Below is a window of Sciurus carolinensis chromosome 6, mSciCar1.2, whole genome shotgun sequence DNA.
CACTATCTGCAATGATGTTTATTTGGAGTGGAGAGCTGGGTTCCTTGCAATTGCTGCTCTTGATTTTACTCCTGGCAACCAAGGAAGGGGGAAGCTGTCAGCTCAACTACTTAGTCGTGGAGGAGGCCAAGCGCTGCGCCTTTGTGGGCCATATCGCTCAGGATCTGAGACTGGAAGCTGGCGGAGCTGGTGTCACACCTGTTTCGGTTGGCAGCAGGGACCTCAGGGAACTTCTGGAGGTAAATCTGCAGAATGGCGTTTTGTTTGTGAATTCTCGGATCGACCTCCACCAGTAGAAGCTGTGCGGGAGGAGTGTGGAGTGTAGCGTCCAGCTGAAAGTGATCGTGGACAGGTTGCTGCAGGTTTTCCATGTGGAGGTGGAGGTGAAGGACATCAATGACAATCCACCAGTGTTCAGAGAAAGACAACAGAAGGTACTTATTTCTGAATCTGTGCCTCTGGACACACAATTTCCTTTAGAGGGCGCTTCTGATGCAAATATTGGCATAAACTCTCTTTGGACCTATATACTAAGTTCAAATGAGCATTTTGcacttaaaataataacaaaaagataaaagattttgCCTATGTTAATTCTTCAGAAGTTATTGGACAGAGAGGAAACACCAGCACTTAATTTATTTCTGATCATCATTGATGGCGGTAAACTGGAACTAATAGGATCTGATTGAAATAACCATCCTGGATGTGAATGACAATGCTCCAGAGTTTGATAAGCCTGGTTATAAAGTAATGTTGTTGGAAAATGTCCAAAACAACTCTAGAATAATTCAGCTAAATGCTTCTGATCTAGACGAAGGCCTGAATAGGGAAATTTCCTATGGATTCAGAATGATTTTTGCCAGTGAGTGAGAAAATGTATGTTTTCAATTAATCCAGACACAGGTGAAATTATAATTCACGGGGAACTGGATTTTGAAGAGAATAATGCTTATGGAATTCAGGTTAATGCCATTGATAAAGGGATTACTTCCATGGCAGGTCACTGCATGGTCCTGGTGGAGGTTCTGGACCTGAATGACATCCCTGAGATAATAGTTACTTCTCTGTCACTCCCTGTGCAAGAGGGCGCCCAGGTCAGCACTGATTGACGTGACTGACCATGACTTTGGGACCAATGGACAGGTTACCTCCTCTTTGTCGCCCTACATCCCCTTCAATCTGGTGTCTACATTCAAAAATTACTATTCCCTGGTGCTGGACAGCGCCCTGGACCGTGAGGCCATAAATGACTATAAAGTAGTGGTTACTGCGAGGGATGAGGGCTCACCTTCGCTGTGGGCTACCACCAGAGTGTTCGTGGAGGTGACTGATTGTGAATGACTATGCTCCGACTTTTGCGCAACAGAGTACACAGTGTTCGTGAAGGAGAAAAACCCACCAAGCTGCCGCATTTTCATGGTGTCTGCACAGGACGCGGATGTGCAGGAGAACGCGCCTGTATCCTACTCTTTGTGGAGCGGCCGGTGGGCGAGCGTGCGTTGTCCAGCTATGTGTCTGTGCACGTGGAGAGTGGCAAGGTGTATGCGCTGCAGCCTCTGGACCACGAGGAGCTGGAGCTGTTGCAGTTCCAGGTGAGCGCATGCGACGCTGGCGTGCCCACCTTGGGCAGCAACGTGAAGTTGCAGGATTAGTGTTGGGTGAAAATGACAATGCTCCCTCACTGCTGAGGTCAGGGGAGGGCATCTCAGGTGACACAGTGAACCCTCTTGTGCTGCAGTCCGTGGGCTCTTGCTACGTGATAGCGAAGGTGCCCCTGGACAAGGCAGATGCGCCTCACCAGCGCCTGTCGGTGCTAGTGAAGGACAACGGCTAGTCCGCACTGACGACAACTACCACAGTGCTGGTGTCTCTGGTGGAGAACAGGCAGGGGCCAAAGGCCCCTTGGCAGGGACCGGCAGGCACTGCAGACTCGAAGGCTCTGGTGGATGTCAGTGTGTACCTAATCATTGCCATCTGCATGGTATCTAGCCTCTTGGTGCTCACGCTTCTACTGTACACCGCCCTGCGGTGCTCTGTAGTGCCCACCCATTGTGCATGCCGACTTGGGCAGTCCACAAAGATGTGCTTCAGCGAAGTGGGGTGGTACTCCCCGCAAGGCAGCAGGGAGTGTGTTCTGGAGAGGAGCCACACAAGACCGATCTCTGGGCCTTCAACCCTAGTCTTCAACCGTCTCAAGAAGATTGTTTAAGCTCTTTGAGGAAGTAAGTCATTGATATCATTTACCTATACGTTTCTCTGTAATAAGTTGATTTTGGGTTATAACCatatcctctttttcttcttctttttcttaataacGGTATCCTTTAAACCATGGAATGTCTCCTGTTCTCTGGTttggtcattctttttttattaagcTTAAACCACTTTTTACtggtttacttttgttttgcaaaattttcatgaattttcacATTCTAACATTGGAAGATAATGGAAGTCCTATTGAAGTTCATAGATAGTACTGAAGTTTAAAAGTAATAAggtgtttttataaattatcaaaaATCTATAGCAAATGACCTGATAATTAAAAGATTCTCAGCTGAaacacttttccttctatttttcatttctacattCAGAAACAACCTCATATATCTTTACCTGTTTTTGAAAACAATGTACTTAATTAGCAATTATCTCAACATAagagaatatgaagaaatataGAAAGAGGAATAACGAAGTTTTCTATACAATTTGCattgcttattttgcttatgCTGACCTTAATGAACTCTAAATGAGAGAAACTCATGTGTTCCAAATTCTGAGGTtaactaacatacaaaaatttcataattatatgTCACTTTCTTTATTCCAGATCAGTAAATATGAACTTTGTATAGAATTGTGTTTAATtctttagttttggtttgaaaatTTGTCTATATTATAAGCAATTTTGATAGATGTAAATACCATTAAAGGTAGAAGAACTTTTGACTCTACGTGTGTAGTATTCTTCTCAAGCTAAAAGTCACAATCTTTGTCTTGGTCATTCTTATTTTGAATATCCATGAATTATCCAACATTACTGAGATGAATGAGTTACATAGACATAATGGAGGCCATAGATCACCACacctaaacatttattttctctcctttttcttgcTATGATTGATTATCATTGAAAATAATAGTATGTTAGATTAAAAACTGACCAGGTGtttgataactcttaaatttattttttaatttggtcatAATTTTAGGATCTCAGACAAattacaaaaatagaataaaagagtTCCTAGATTCATTAAACTTGATTCCTTAATTTTTCCTTATGTACTAGGGCCATTAAAATAGCCTCCTTGAGCCTCATTCTAATTTTTCTGGAGGCTTAAATTATGACAGtagaaatgaatcaaaagaaCCATATACAGGAACTGGGAATATAAGATGTATCCAACATTACTTTTATGAATGAATTACATAGACATAATGGAGGCCATAGATAATCACACCtaaaaatttcctttctctcctttgttgtggagggtttgcctagcatgtgccaggttCTAGCATGTGCAAGTTCCATTgccagtagaggaaggggaggaaagaaCCATGTATAAGAGTAGCAAGGTAGAAGCAGCCAGATGAAGGTGACTCAATAGAAATGATGAGAAAGATAAAAGTTGAAGAATAACACCCCTCCCTTTTTTTAGTTTGGGCAACAGGGAGGATGTGATTGACCTAAAGCAAGATgcaaaacagaattagaaaaacagtTCATACATGTTTGTGCATGTAAAGTATGGAGAGgaacatttaagaaaatgttatttttgaggTTTCAAGAGAACACTACTGTGGCTGGAAGTATGGGTCTAAAATTCAAAGGAGATTTTAGAATGAACACCTGAAGGAAAAATATAGATCCTTGAAAGGATAAAATCACCAAGAAAGAGACTGaagcattttttgaaaaaagttttagTAAAGAATTTAGGTGGGTAGTTGTGTTAGTTCCTGGAGCTTTTATAAGAAATGACTGCAAAAATCTAACTACTCACATTTTTGGAGATcacaagtccaaaatcaaggtgttggcataTTCCCTCTGGAAGTTCTCGGGGAAAATCTGTTCTTTGCTTCTTTAAATTTCTCATGGGTGGTGCCACTCTTTGGCGTGTGGCTGCACCATTCCAATCTCTGCCTTCATGGTCACAtaccctcttcctcctcatgtCTTCTCTGTGTTTGTTTCAGAGGGGTGCACGTGATTGCACTTAGGGCCTACCTGGATAGTCCAAGATAAATATCTCCTTTCAAGATACCTAATTTAATCACATCATTTGCCTATAAAATAGTATTCAAAAGTTCTGAGTCTTAAGATGTGAGTATATCTTTTTAAGGAACCACCATTCAAGCTACTATAGTAGGCCTTAAATCACAGGGAAAATAGATGGCTAGCTGAGATCAAACAGGAAGTGCAACATATCAACTAAAAGTTAGAAATTAGAGGTGAAGGGAAGGAGGTATACAAAAGGGTTTTTTTCCAGAAGTAgtgtgtttaaataaataaatatatatacacatttatttatacataaggacataaatatgtttttataaaaacaatacataaatttatttatatgtttatgcatattttaattagagatatTTCAGCATCTTTTTTTGTGTGAAGGAAAGAATCAAGTAAAGAAGGTGATACCAAAGACAAAACAGGCAGTAAGGGAATGaagtgaagataaaaaaaattaaggagagaagaatggaatatatttttttcagattatagGTTTGGCATAAAAAGTGgggacagtttttttttcctgtggactAGTAGGGAGTGAAAAGTAGAGAACACAAATAAAATTGCTGATATGAGAAGAGAGTAGTGAGTTTGTTCTGATGGGAAAAGCATCCAAAAGTCAAGTGGTAGGAATGAGTTTGAGAATTTGTGAAAATAGGGGAGACAATATAAAAGTATTTCTGAAGGCCAATAGGAAGAGTTTACTAATTAGCTTGAGGTCCATTGAGGTAAATGTATAAGTAAACTTCTAGAGAATATAGTCATCATCATTAAATAACCACTTTATACTGAGGTCAATAGGAAGGATATAGAAAATGATTAGTTAGATTAACTGTGTATTGGATGCTGAAGAATGTtagtgaagggctggggttgtggctcagtggttgagtgcttgcctagcatgtgtgaggcactgggttcaattctagcactgcatataaataaataaataaagcagaggtccatcaacatctaaaaatatattaaaaagggaaTGTTAGAGGAGTAAGATAAATAGGTGACTGATCTTAGGGTGTATGGAAGGACATATTTTAAATGGTTGACTATGAATTCTAGTTTATGTGGAGAAGTTTGTGAAGCAATGGAGGGCCAAATAGACAAGAAGCATTAGAATGAATCATGGGATTTTCCCATTATGAGAATAAAGTATGTTAGTAGAAGTAATGGAGCAGGAAAGGGTGATGAGGGCAGATGAATACCAAATACTCTATACAAAATTTAAGAAGGGAACAGAGGTACAGAAATCAACCCAGCTGTCATGTCCTACAGAGTTGTGCACAGAATTGGAAAGATATTTATTGGAGgtattatgtatttttcattgtgtcTTTTGGCCAGAACCTGGTAGTGATATTTGTCTTGCTATTGTTACTTACTTGAAAAATCGCAATCAATTTAAATGGTAGTAAGGTTTTTCCTAGTGATGATGAAATGAGAttagaaggaaaaaggagaaagaagttaaGTCTATTTGTTGTAGTttaaactatattaaatatatagGATGTTGGTTCTTGGCATGTTTTTGacaaagaaaacttaaaacttCAAAGCATTATTGTATGAAAACGGGTGACATTACTGTGTATTTATGCACACATATAAGCTCACACACATTTGACTAAACACTctttcaaatacaaatattttacctACACTTCACAGTCATTTATGGCAAATTAATTCAAAATCTGGTGTATGGCTTACCAATATCttccacattcatttttttttccttatatgaTTGTTATATTTCCATTTGGAGCCATTGATCATTGTGTGAGAAGGTCTTGAAAAATAttacaggaaaatgaaattacCACCAAAGCCTATGGGAACTAGAGAGCCATTGTTCTCAAACGAATGTATAATATTCTTCCTTCCATAACCTTCCATGGAGGTTTTACACAGGAAATAAATTTGTGGAAAAGTGGAACATATCAACCAATTGTCAAATAATATCCAATTCTGAGCAGCACACAGTGATTTACTGTTTCTGTAAAGTTAAtcttaaatttaaacatttaaccTTAAATTACATATTTGCAGGGGAAAAAGTCGGGAAATGCAAGGAATGATGCCCTACATCAATGGAAAATACAAGTGAGTCATTCTTACACTTACACTTTCATGCGCATGGTGTCGCTCTTTACTGAGAATGTTTCTACGAAGAAAGGCACCGTATCTTCCTCCAGAAAATTCGCCAGGTAGTAGGAAATACGTTGCGAATTCTCCAGCACTAGGAGATCATAAAACTGGTCCTTGAAAGGAAGTTTCATGTAAGGCATTCTATATACTGAAGATATCTACGAATCCTTATGCGTGTATCATGCTGTTTTCCTTGCAAAGAGACCCAGAAGCCAGGTACCTTCTGTTCTCGTTTCTGCTCCTTACAGCCTGGGAGGCCGGGAGCGGTCAGCTCCATTACTCGGTCCTGGAGGAGGCAAAACACGGCACTTTTGTGGGCCGCATCGCTCAGGACCTGGGGCTGGAGATAACAGAATTGGTGCCACGCCTGTTCCGGGTGGCGTCCAAGGACCGCGGGGACCTTCTGGAGGTAAATCTGCAGAATGGCATTTTGTTTGTGAATTCTCGAATCGACCGGGAGGAGCTATGCGGGCGGAGCGCCGAGTGTAACATCCACTTGGAGGTGATCGTGGACAGGCCACTGCAGATTTTCCATGTAGAGGTGGAGGTTAAAGATATTAATGACAACCCGCCAGTGTTCCctgaaaataacaaaagtatAATGATTGCAGAATCTAGACCTCCTGAAACTAGATTTCCACTAGATGGCGCAACGGATGCAGATATTGGCGCAAACTCGGTCTTGACTTACCGACTGGATCCCAACGATTATTTCACTTTGGATACGCAAAACCATCGTGAAAAAATGTCTTCGTTATCACTTGTGTTAAGGAAAACGTTAGACAGAGAGGAAATTCAGGAACATAGTTTATTACTGACAGCCAGTGATGGAGGTAAACCCGAGTTGACAGGCACAGTTCAACTGTTGATCACAATTTTGGATGTAAATGACAATGCTCCAGAATTCGATCAATTCGTTTATAAAGTTAGAGTGTTAGAGAACGCACTTAATGGAACATTCCTGATTAAACTAAATGCCACAGACCCTGATGATGGTACAAATGGAGATATAGTCTACTCTTTTAGAAGGCCTGCATCTCCCTCAGTGGTGTACGCATTTGACATAAATCCCAATGATGGAGAAATTAGGACAAAAGGTAAACTggattttgaagaaaagaaattgtatGAAATATTCGTGGAGGCAGTTGACAAAGGGAATATTCCAATGACGGGTCACTGTACCCTTTTTGTGGAAGTACTAGATATAAATGATAATGCCCCAGAGGTAACCATCACCACTCTATCACTTCCCATCAGAGAAGATACGCAGCCTAGTGCAGTCATCGCCCTGATCAGCGTGTCTGACCGTGACTCTGGTGCCAACGGACAAGTCACCTGCTTTCTGACACCTCATGTCCCCTTCAAGCTGGTACCCACTTTCAAGAATTATTATTCGCTGGTGCTGGACAGTGCTCTGGATCGCGAGAGCATATCTGACTATAAACTGGTAGTGACGGCGCGTGATGGGGGCTTGCCTTCGCTGTGGGCCACCGCCAGCGTGTCCGTGGAGGTAGCCGACGTGAATGACAACGCACCTGCTTTCACGCAGAACGAATACACAGTGTTCGTGAAGGAGAACAACCCACCGGGATTTCACATCTTCACGGTTTCGGCGCGGGACGCAGATGTGCAGGAGAACGCGCTGGTGTCCTACTCTCTGGTGGAGCGGCGGGTGGGCGAGCGTGCGCTGTCGAGCTACGTGTCGGTGCACGCGGAGAGCGGCAAGGTGTATGCGCTGCAGCCTCTGGACCACGAAGAGCTGGAACTGCTGCAGTTCCAGGTGACCGCGCGCGACGCTGGTGTGCCCTCCCTGAGCAGCAACGTGACGCTGCAGGTGTTTGTGTTGGATGAGAATGACAACGCTCCCACGCTGCTGCCTCCTCGGGCAAGTGGTTCCATGACCGAACTGGTGCCGCTGTCAGTAGATGTGGGTCAAGTGGTGGCAAAGGTGCGTGCAGTGGATGCGGACTCCGGCTACAATGCGTGGTTGTCTTATGAGTTGCAGACGCTGGCAGGCAGTGTGCGCAGCCCGTTCCGCGTGGGATTGTACACTGGAGAGATCAGTATCACGCGTGCACTGGACGAGGCGGACGCGCCACGCCAGCGACTGTTCGTGCTGGTGAAGGACCACGGCGAACCGGTGCTGACCGCCACCGCCACCGTGCTGGTGTCTTTGGTAGAGAGTGGCCAGGCACCAAAGGCCTCTTCCCGGTTGTCCACGGGCGCCTCAGGCCCAGAGGTGGCACTGGTGGATGTCAACGTGTACCTGATCATCGCGATCTGCGCGGTGTCCAGCCTGTTGGTGCTCACGCTGGTGCTGTACACTGCGCTGAGGTGCTCGGCGGCGCCCACGGAGGGCGCGTGCGGGCCTGGGAAGCCCACGCTGGTGTGTTCCAGTGCGGTGGGGAGCTGGTCTTACTCGCAACAGAGGCGACAGAGGGTGTACTCTGGGGAGGGCCCACCCAAGACCGACCTAATGGCCTTCAGCCCGGGTCTTCCTCCGGTTCTGGGTTCTGCAGAGGAAACTTGCCCTGGAGAAGGGCAGGCAGAGCTCTTGAAAGCGGTAAGCttctattttaaagaatagacttttttttttttttttaaacaccatatttactttttattttctggttgaaGAATTTAATGTATATCCTGGACAATCTGATATTTTTTGTTCAATATATTCATACATCTTAAAGAATAATCAACTAAATCTTTTAGCCTTCCTGACAGTTGTTCATTTAAGATATCTTTAATCCCAGTTTTGAGATTCTTAggttaatttgaatttccctgctATTATCATCCTTAACAATTTGGTTATTAACATTTAGGTTGGATTATTCTTCATAGTGAAACCTGAATTTAGCACAAGAAAGTATCCAAAGCTGAAATAATTTGGTTTTGTTGTCCTCTTAAtagttttctgtatttattgtgTATTCGTCATTTACAAAAATCCCACATTTGAGAACttaaacatttaacaaaatattgtttcaatgagactaataaaatttttaaatttttgaatcttATTTAATTTATgcccacatacatatatattttaaagcacttcataatttttcacagaaatgCCTCTTTTTacaatgcattttttctttctttaaatcatttcttttggCAGGTCATTCCTTTGTTGTCTTCTAGGAACATCAGTGTTCCCCCCTCTCTCAGGTATCCCATAACAAGCACCTGgtgattttcctttctcatttttattcgtACCCAGATAATTACTGGTACATTTACATGCAAGTAGTgagttttttgttattgttttctttaaaaaatttaacatatgCATTTTAGGTCTCTTTGTTACAAGTACTTTTGGGAaatctttgcagatgtgataCTATTAGTTGCTGTGTGGTAATGCATAGTGTGGACATATCACTACATATTCAGTTATTCCCCTAGGGATGAACAAACACTTTATATTTAGTGTTCTTTTACAAAGAACATGTTGTACTATCATTTTATGTACTTCCTAAAAACTGATACTATTATTTGTGTGAATTTGATTCTCAGTGGAATTGATGCACCAAGGAGtatcaataattttaattttaaagtatctcGATAGatgattttccaaaaattttgtAGTACTTGAAATTTCCACCAACCAGTTAAGAGCATTCTTTCCATCTTATCTACAGAAGCAGTGGAGGACTTTCTTTCTGCTGCTGTGATCTCtatgaaatatttgttattttaattttaaattcctatACATCACCAGTGGAATTGAGCAtatcatattattttgttttggactttattttctttgattcatcAACAAAACTCTTTGCCtattttcacatatgaaaaaaatatggtCCTTAATTTGGGAAAATTCTTTGTATAACATAAATATTACCTGTTTTATCTACTAAGTTCATCACAAATGTACTTCCCTCCAATGTTATTTCTATTGATTTGTTTATAGAATATTTTGTAACATaaaagtgtttaaatttttttgggggggtagcggggatttaactcaggggcactcaatcactgagccgcattcccagccctattttttattttatttagggtcagggtttctctaagttgcttagtgcctcacttttgctgaggctggctttgaacttgagatccttctacctcagcctcctgaaccacctTGCTTGGcttgtgtttaaaatttatttagttaaacatgtctaatttttattttgtgcattttaaagtTTACAGGTTAGTTTGAAAAGTATTTTGAACCCCAATTCATGggac
It encodes the following:
- the LOC124986835 gene encoding protocadherin alpha-13 isoform X5, with the protein product MLFSLQRDPEARYLLFSFLLLTAWEAGSGQLHYSVLEEAKHGTFVGRIAQDLGLEITELVPRLFRVASKDRGDLLEVNLQNGILFVNSRIDREELCGRSAECNIHLEVIVDRPLQIFHVEVEVKDINDNPPVFPENNKSIMIAESRPPETRFPLDGATDADIGANSVLTYRLDPNDYFTLDTQNHREKMSSLSLVLRKTLDREEIQEHSLLLTASDGGKPELTGTVQLLITILDVNDNAPEFDQFVYKVRVLENALNGTFLIKLNATDPDDGTNGDIVYSFRRPASPSVVYAFDINPNDGEIRTKGKLDFEEKKLYEIFVEAVDKGNIPMTGHCTLFVEVLDINDNAPEVTITTLSLPIREDTQPSAVIALISVSDRDSGANGQVTCFLTPHVPFKLVPTFKNYYSLVLDSALDRESISDYKLVVTARDGGLPSLWATASVSVEVADVNDNAPAFTQNEYTVFVKENNPPGFHIFTVSARDADVQENALVSYSLVERRVGERALSSYVSVHAESGKVYALQPLDHEELELLQFQVTARDAGVPSLSSNVTLQVFVLDENDNAPTLLPPRASGSMTELVPLSVDVGQVVAKVRAVDADSGYNAWLSYELQTLAGSVRSPFRVGLYTGEISITRALDEADAPRQRLFVLVKDHGEPVLTATATVLVSLVESGQAPKASSRLSTGASGPEVALVDVNVYLIIAICAVSSLLVLTLVLYTALRCSAAPTEGACGPGKPTLVCSSAVGSWSYSQQRRQRVYSGEGPPKTDLMAFSPGLPPVLGSAEETCPGEGQAELLKAPRQPNPDWRYSASLRAGMHSSVHLEEAGILRAGPGGPDQQWPTVSSATPEPEAGEVSPPVGAGVNSNSWTFKYGPGNPKQSGPGELPDKFIIPGSPAIISIRQEPTNSQIDKSDFITFGKKEETKKKKKKKKGNKTQEKKEKGNSTTDNSDQ